The following proteins are encoded in a genomic region of Bacteroidia bacterium:
- a CDS encoding excinuclease ABC subunit UvrA, translating into MNNPLVAAEEEFIEVLGAREHNLKNIDISIPRNKLVVITGLSGSGKSSLAFDTIYAEGQRRYMESFNAYARQFLGNMERPDVDKINGLSPVISIEQKTTNRNPRSTVGTVTEIYDFLRLLFARASKAYSFNTGELMQKYSDEEIVDTILRNFAGKKTAILAPIVKGRKGHYRELFEQIQKQGYSKVRVDGEIMDVSSKPKLDRYKIHNIEVVIDRIIAKESDRERIYKSVQTAIKQGKGELMVMDLDSNLLKQYSRNLMCPSTGISYEDPQPNTFSFNSPYGACPKCHGLGT; encoded by the coding sequence ACATAACCTTAAAAATATTGATATTTCTATTCCTCGAAATAAACTGGTGGTTATCACCGGACTTAGCGGAAGTGGAAAATCATCCCTGGCTTTTGATACCATTTATGCAGAAGGACAACGACGCTATATGGAAAGTTTTAATGCCTATGCCCGCCAGTTTTTGGGCAATATGGAAAGGCCGGACGTGGACAAAATTAATGGCTTGAGTCCGGTTATTTCCATCGAGCAAAAAACTACCAACCGCAACCCGCGAAGCACCGTCGGAACGGTTACTGAAATTTATGACTTCCTCCGTTTATTATTTGCCCGTGCCTCAAAAGCCTACTCGTTTAATACGGGTGAGTTGATGCAAAAATATTCCGACGAGGAAATCGTAGATACTATTCTCCGCAACTTCGCCGGTAAGAAAACAGCTATTCTTGCTCCCATCGTTAAAGGTAGAAAAGGGCATTACCGCGAATTGTTCGAACAAATTCAAAAACAAGGCTATTCCAAGGTCAGAGTGGATGGGGAAATTATGGATGTATCCTCCAAACCCAAATTGGATCGCTATAAAATCCATAATATCGAAGTGGTGATTGATCGGATAATTGCCAAAGAATCGGACAGGGAGCGAATTTATAAATCTGTTCAAACAGCCATAAAACAAGGAAAAGGTGAATTGATGGTGATGGACCTGGATTCTAACCTGCTTAAACAATATAGCCGTAACCTGATGTGCCCCAGTACGGGAATTAGTTACGAAGATCCTCAACCCAATACCTTTTCTTTTAATTCACCCTACGGAGCTTGTCCAAAATGCCACGGACTTGGAACTG